The following coding sequences are from one Humulus lupulus chromosome X, drHumLupu1.1, whole genome shotgun sequence window:
- the LOC133804267 gene encoding uncharacterized protein LOC133804267 isoform X2 — protein sequence MTQRLGAHLDRLCRGSGLDNAEALVVCFVALSFSDWISWSRALSGRLRLLVAEWRLWLWIGAIGDRWQQLVINIEALQTLVKVQRCRLCGGWCVFVVAAAWDLLGVGE from the exons ATGACTCAGAGGCTCGGCGCTCATTTGGATAGATTATGCAGAGGCTCGGGGCTGGATAATGCAGAGGCTTTGGTGGTTTGTTTTGTGGCTTTGAGTTTCTCGGATTG GATATCTTGGAGTAGAGCGTTAAGTGGCAGATTGCGGCTTTTGGTGGCGGAGTGGAGGCTTTGGTTGTGGATCGGAGCTATTGGTGACAGATGGCAGCAGTTGGTGATAAATATAGAGGCTTTGCAAACTCTTGTTAAG GTTCAGCGGTGTCGTCTTTGTGGTGGCTGGTGCGTCTTTGTAGTAGCAGCGGCGTGGGACTTGCTTG GAGTTGGTGAGTGA
- the LOC133804267 gene encoding uncharacterized protein LOC133804267 isoform X3, with amino-acid sequence MEAWVWRRLRGSLGLDDSEARGWIMQRLWWISWSRALSGRLRLLVAEWRLWLWIGAIGDRWQQLVINIEALQTLVKVQRCRLCGGWCVFVVAAAWDLLGVGE; translated from the exons ATGGAGGCTTGGGTTTGGCGCAGGCTCAGGGGCTCGTTGGGGCTGGATGACTCAGAG GCTCGGGGCTGGATAATGCAGAGGCTTTGGTG GATATCTTGGAGTAGAGCGTTAAGTGGCAGATTGCGGCTTTTGGTGGCGGAGTGGAGGCTTTGGTTGTGGATCGGAGCTATTGGTGACAGATGGCAGCAGTTGGTGATAAATATAGAGGCTTTGCAAACTCTTGTTAAG GTTCAGCGGTGTCGTCTTTGTGGTGGCTGGTGCGTCTTTGTAGTAGCAGCGGCGTGGGACTTGCTTG GAGTTGGTGAGTGA
- the LOC133804267 gene encoding uncharacterized protein LOC133804267 isoform X4, giving the protein MQRLWWISWSRALSGRLRLLVAEWRLWLWIGAIGDRWQQLVINIEALQTLVKVQRCRLCGGWCVFVVAAAWDLLGVGE; this is encoded by the exons ATGCAGAGGCTTTGGTG GATATCTTGGAGTAGAGCGTTAAGTGGCAGATTGCGGCTTTTGGTGGCGGAGTGGAGGCTTTGGTTGTGGATCGGAGCTATTGGTGACAGATGGCAGCAGTTGGTGATAAATATAGAGGCTTTGCAAACTCTTGTTAAG GTTCAGCGGTGTCGTCTTTGTGGTGGCTGGTGCGTCTTTGTAGTAGCAGCGGCGTGGGACTTGCTTG GAGTTGGTGAGTGA